A portion of the Bacillus sp. es.034 genome contains these proteins:
- a CDS encoding ATP-grasp domain-containing protein — MGLDQLELQQAEQSVKDKTKPYLTALIGWSLPAIEACTKLNRPFVVVGPPDFEAYAEKHDIAFIGWDFDRLNEGSDHLYKQLKSLGAEVAIPLYEECVEWAGALNSRFRSEPRVFNRSLLLRDKGMMKRKAQIAGIKVGVFEEARDKEDVRRFLKRVNEALLKVEGDKNDPIHVKPLDKAGSVGHRAIENPEDIDALTDSEFPLLMESHLDGQEFSCEAFIHKGKIQFLNITEYVRLGYSNFVPASPTLEEKRPIIREAIQKLIDAFEIEYGVIHPEYFITSDGTLHFGEVAARVPGGHIFDLIERAYGFNAYQAQILCGDPNTTEEELREFFPSTGEKAKAHAGCLMVHPHVNYVEKLEVPDELENHPYFEKHDMFSPAQGKVAQRIGFGNHYGTIFFYGEDSEVMRDLLKEYEQFNFYI, encoded by the coding sequence ATGGGATTAGATCAACTTGAATTGCAGCAAGCAGAACAGAGCGTGAAGGATAAAACCAAACCCTATTTAACGGCACTCATCGGCTGGAGCCTGCCGGCAATCGAAGCGTGCACCAAACTGAACAGGCCATTCGTAGTCGTAGGGCCTCCGGATTTCGAAGCATACGCTGAAAAGCATGATATCGCTTTTATCGGCTGGGACTTTGATCGCTTGAACGAAGGTTCTGATCATCTATATAAACAGCTGAAGTCACTCGGTGCTGAAGTGGCCATCCCCTTATATGAAGAATGTGTGGAGTGGGCCGGGGCTTTGAATTCCCGTTTCCGCAGCGAACCACGCGTCTTCAATCGCTCTCTCCTATTAAGGGATAAAGGGATGATGAAGCGAAAAGCCCAAATAGCGGGAATCAAAGTGGGTGTATTTGAAGAGGCGCGGGATAAAGAGGATGTAAGACGCTTCTTGAAGAGGGTGAATGAAGCCCTTTTGAAAGTGGAAGGAGATAAGAACGATCCCATTCATGTCAAACCTCTTGATAAAGCAGGCTCCGTGGGCCACCGCGCCATCGAGAACCCTGAAGATATCGATGCGCTCACCGATTCTGAATTCCCGTTGTTGATGGAGAGTCATTTAGACGGTCAGGAATTCTCGTGCGAAGCGTTCATCCATAAAGGGAAAATCCAATTTTTAAATATAACGGAATATGTGCGATTGGGATATTCCAATTTCGTACCGGCTTCTCCCACTCTTGAAGAAAAACGCCCGATCATCCGTGAGGCGATTCAAAAGCTCATTGATGCGTTTGAAATTGAATATGGCGTGATCCATCCTGAATATTTCATAACATCCGATGGGACCCTTCATTTCGGTGAAGTCGCAGCAAGGGTGCCTGGTGGGCATATTTTTGATCTGATTGAACGGGCGTATGGATTTAACGCTTATCAGGCTCAGATTTTATGCGGTGACCCAAATACAACCGAAGAGGAGTTAAGAGAATTCTTCCCTTCGACAGGTGAGAAAGCGAAAGCCCATGCGGGTTGTCTAATGGTGCATCCCCATGTGAATTATGTCGAGAAGCTTGAGGTACCTGACGAACTGGAAAACCATCCTTATTTCGAGAAGCATGATATGTTCAGTCCTGCCCAGGGAAAAGTGGCTCAGCGAATCGGGTTCGGGAACCATTACGGGACGATTTTCTTTTATGGGGAAGACAGCGAAGTCATGAGGGACCTTTTAAAGGAATACGAACAATTTAATTTTTATATTTAG
- a CDS encoding YebC/PmpR family DNA-binding transcriptional regulator: MGRKWNNIKEKKASKDANTSRIYAKFGREIYVAAKQGEPDPELNQTLKFVLERAKTYSVPKHIVDRAIEKAKGGSEENYDELRYEGFGPNGSMVIVDALTNNVNRTASEVRAAFGKNGGNMGVSGSVAYMFDATAVIGIEGKSEEDVMEILMEADVDARDIIEEDDSVIVYAEPDQFHAVQEAFKGAGITDFTVAELTMLAQNDVELSEDDQAQFEKMIDAIEDLEDVQQVYHNVDLGE; the protein is encoded by the coding sequence ATGGGACGTAAGTGGAATAATATTAAAGAAAAGAAAGCGTCTAAAGATGCCAATACGAGTCGTATATATGCGAAATTCGGCCGTGAGATTTATGTGGCGGCGAAGCAGGGTGAGCCGGATCCCGAGCTTAACCAAACGTTGAAATTCGTTCTTGAACGTGCGAAAACGTATAGCGTACCGAAACACATCGTCGATCGTGCCATCGAAAAGGCAAAGGGCGGTTCAGAAGAAAATTATGACGAACTGCGCTATGAAGGCTTCGGACCGAATGGATCCATGGTCATCGTGGATGCATTGACGAACAACGTCAACCGTACAGCATCCGAAGTGCGTGCCGCTTTCGGTAAGAATGGCGGGAATATGGGCGTGAGTGGATCTGTAGCGTATATGTTCGATGCGACAGCCGTCATCGGCATCGAAGGAAAGTCTGAAGAAGACGTAATGGAGATCCTCATGGAAGCGGACGTGGACGCACGTGATATCATCGAAGAAGATGATTCCGTCATCGTTTATGCCGAGCCGGATCAATTCCATGCTGTTCAAGAAGCATTTAAAGGTGCCGGTATCACCGATTTTACAGTGGCAGAACTAACGATGCTAGCTCAGAATGATGTTGAACTTTCTGAAGACGATCAAGCTCAATTTGAAAAAATGATTGATGCGATTGAAGACCTGGAAGATGTACAACAGGTATATCATAATGTCGATTTAGGTGAATAA
- the gntK gene encoding gluconokinase, with protein sequence MIGVDIGTTSTKAVLFNKEGKAIERHGIEYPLHTPTPGTAEQDPEEIFQAVLKCIKEVTSSTEETISFVSFSSAMHSLILVDEKDQPLTPSITWADNRSASWAKKIKKEMNGMEIYRRTGTPIHPMSPLVKLAWLKDEKAELFDKAAKFISIKEFVFHRLFGKYVVDYSIASATGMFHLENLAWDEEAMKVAGVTKDQLSTPVSTTESLVGLKSEYTELLGLPADTPFVVGASDGVLSNLGVNAIEPGVVAVTIGTSGAIRAVTDRPVTDPKGRIFCYALTEKHWVIGGPVNNGGMIFRWVRDELASGEVEVAKRLGKDPYEVLTDIAAKIEPGSEGLLFHPYMAGERAPLWNAKARGSFFGLGMHHKKEHMIRAVLEGIVMNLYSVLLALEELIGTPKRVQATGGFARSELWRQMLADVFDQEVEVPESFESSCLGAVVLGMYGSGMIDSLEAVSEMVGSVHSHQPDPKATEAYTKLMPIFIRLPRLLEEEYEAISAYQEKS encoded by the coding sequence ATGATTGGTGTCGATATCGGGACCACCAGTACAAAAGCGGTACTATTTAATAAAGAAGGAAAAGCGATCGAGCGTCACGGAATCGAATATCCATTACATACACCAACCCCGGGGACGGCTGAACAGGATCCTGAAGAAATTTTTCAGGCTGTCCTTAAGTGCATCAAGGAAGTGACTTCAAGTACGGAAGAAACGATTTCGTTCGTGTCGTTCAGTTCCGCCATGCACAGTTTGATCCTTGTGGATGAAAAAGACCAGCCATTGACCCCTTCCATTACATGGGCGGATAACCGAAGTGCTTCATGGGCGAAGAAGATCAAGAAAGAAATGAACGGTATGGAGATTTATAGAAGGACCGGTACACCGATCCATCCGATGTCACCCCTTGTGAAGCTTGCCTGGCTGAAGGATGAAAAGGCGGAATTGTTCGATAAAGCTGCAAAATTCATTTCGATTAAGGAATTTGTCTTCCATCGCTTGTTCGGTAAATATGTCGTGGATTATTCCATTGCATCTGCTACGGGGATGTTCCATCTGGAAAACCTGGCTTGGGATGAGGAAGCCATGAAAGTGGCCGGCGTCACAAAGGATCAGTTATCGACTCCGGTATCCACAACGGAAAGCCTCGTCGGGTTGAAGTCTGAATATACCGAACTGCTCGGCTTACCTGCCGATACGCCATTTGTCGTAGGGGCAAGTGACGGCGTTCTATCGAATCTTGGCGTGAATGCCATCGAGCCTGGAGTGGTCGCTGTGACAATCGGAACAAGCGGGGCGATCCGTGCCGTGACGGACCGTCCGGTGACCGATCCGAAAGGCCGGATCTTCTGCTATGCCCTGACGGAAAAGCACTGGGTGATCGGCGGACCCGTGAACAATGGCGGGATGATCTTCAGATGGGTCCGGGACGAACTTGCTTCCGGAGAGGTGGAAGTGGCGAAACGATTAGGGAAGGATCCCTATGAAGTTCTTACGGACATTGCAGCCAAAATAGAGCCGGGATCAGAAGGACTCCTGTTCCATCCTTATATGGCCGGTGAACGGGCTCCCCTTTGGAATGCAAAAGCCCGCGGATCTTTCTTCGGACTCGGGATGCATCACAAAAAAGAGCATATGATCCGTGCGGTCCTTGAAGGGATCGTCATGAACTTATACAGTGTGCTCCTCGCCCTGGAGGAACTAATCGGTACCCCGAAACGGGTGCAGGCGACAGGAGGCTTCGCACGTTCTGAATTATGGCGTCAAATGCTTGCCGACGTATTCGACCAGGAAGTGGAAGTACCGGAAAGCTTCGAAAGCTCATGCCTTGGTGCCGTTGTACTCGGGATGTACGGCAGTGGAATGATCGACTCTTTGGAAGCAGTAAGTGAAATGGTAGGGTCCGTTCATTCCCATCAGCCCGACCCGAAAGCGACGGAAGCTTACACTAAACTCATGCCAATCTTCATTCGTTTACCACGCTTGCTGGAAGAGGAATACGAAGCCATCAGTGCTTACCAGGAAAAAAGCTGA